The genome window AGTTATGTATGTTGTCTTAAGCACACTACAAGAAAATCCTGAAATCAAACATCTtaccagtgactgcagtgatgTTGACTCCACTGCTTCTGACGttctcaaacacagagaagagagtgaatgtGTATTTAGTTCCAGCAGTGAGAGATGAGACTGTGTGAGTTACTGGTCCACCTCCAACTGGTGCAGTGATGTTTATCTCTGTTCCATTAAACTGGAGAATGAAGCTGACGTTGTTGTTGACTTTATTCCACTGCAGAGTGATACTGGTCTCATTTTGTCCTGCTGATCTGAAGCTGTCTGTGTTGGAAGGAGCTgagatagaaaacaaaaaagaggagcagtgaTCAATTTGATCAAGACAGAGTATTTAGCCACAATCTCGCTccattcatctgctgctctATTTACTGATAtggttgacagaaaaaaaaacattgtccaGTAGCTGCCCCCAAAGCCAGCCAGTGTAAAAAGAACTTACTCCATCTTTAGctctttttgttaaatttaGGCTGTTGCTGCAGATAACTGCTTGCTGTATGTTGTCTTAAGCACACTACAAGGAATTCCTGAAGTCAAATATCTTACCTGTGACTGCAGTGATGTTGACTCCACTGCTTCTGACAtcctcaaacacagagaagagagtgaatgtGTATTTAGTTCCAGCAGTGAGAGATGAGACTGTGTGAGTTACTGGTCCACCTCCAACTGGTGCACGGATGTTTATCTCTGTTCCATTAAACTGGAGAATGAAGCTGACGTTGTTGTTGACTTTATTCCACTGGAGAGTGATACTGGTCTCATCTTGTCCTGCTGATctgaagctgtctgtgtttgaaggagctgagacagaacacaaaaaagagGAGCAATGATCAATTTGATCAAGTCAGAGTACTTAGTCACAAACTCGCTAGattcatctgctgctctttttaTTGATATGGCTGACAGGTAAAAAACATTGTCCAGTAGCTGCCCCCAAAGCTGGTTAGTGTGAAAAAAACTTATTCCATCTTTAGCTATTTCTTGTTAGATTTAACCTGTTGCTGCAGATAACTGCTTGCTCTTCATACTTGTGATTACGACTGCTGAGAGTTATGTATGTTGTCTTAAGCACACTACAAGAAAATCCTGAAATTAAACATCTtaccagtgactgcagtgatgTTGACTCCACTGCTTCTGACGtcctcaaacacagagaagagagtgaatgtGTATTTAGTTCCAGCAGTGAGAGATGAGACTGTGTGCGTTACTGGTCCACTTCCAACTGGTGCAGTGATGTTTATCTCTGTTCCATTAAACTGGAGAATGAAGCTGACGTTGTTGTTGACTTTATTCCACTGCAGAGTGATACTGGTCTCATTTTGTCCTGCTGATctgaagctgtctgtgtttggaggagctgagacagaaaatCAAAGCAATGATCAATTTACTGAAGACATCGCCACCTCCATCGTCTCttgttgtttctgcactatTACAGCTTTTCAGTAACATTCATGTCCAGTAGCTGCCCCCAaggtgagattaaaaaaaaacaacaaaatcttTCAGCCGCATGGTTTTCAATCCAAGCTATTCCTGCTGATAACTGCTTTTGTAATTTGAATTAATGGTCACCAAAAGTTATGGCTGCTGCTGACGAGCATTGACTTGCTTGCCATTGCCACATAACTGGAACCTCATCTGTGAATGATTAGACCGCCATGAAAACATCTTAGTGACAAAATTTTAAACATAACTTCATTTACCTAGAAAGTTATCTTATGCACTATCCTaatacaaaacaacagtgttatCCGTGGTTCACTAGACACTTCTGATTCAAATATCTtaccagtgactgcagtgatgTTGACTCCACTGCTTCTGATGtcctcaaacacagagaagagagtgaatgtGTATTTAGTTCCAGCAGTGAGAGATGAGACTGTGTGAGTTACTGGTCCACCTCCAACTGGTGCACTGATGTTTATCTCTGTTTCATTAAACTGGAGAATGAAGCTGACGTTGTTGTTGACTTTATTCCACTGCAGAGTGATACTGGTCTCATCTTGTCCTGCTGATCTGAAGCTGTCTGTGTTGGAAGGAGCTgagatagaaaacaaaaaagaggagcagtgaTCAATTTGATCCAGACAGAGTATTTAGCCACAATCTCGCTccattcatctgctgctctATTTACTGATAtggttgacagaaaaaaaaacattgtccaGTAGCTGCCCCCAAAGCCGGCCAGTGTAAAAAGAACTTACTCCATCTTTAGctctttttgttaaatttaGGCTGTTGCTGCAGATAACTGCTTGCTGTATGTTGTCTTAAGCACACTACAAGAAATTCCTGAAGTCAAATATCTtaccagtgactgcagtgatgTTGACTCCACTGCTTCTGACGatctcaaacacagagaagagagtgaatgtGTATTTAGTTCCAGCAGTGAGAGATGAGACTGTGTGAGTTACTGGTCCACCTCCAACTGGTGCACTAATGTTTATCTCTGTTCCATTAAACTGGAGAATGAAGCTGACGTTGTTGTTGACTTTATTCCACTGCAGAGTGATACTGGTCTCATTTTGTCCTGCTGATctgaagctgtctgtgtttgaaggagctgagacagaacacaaaaaagagGAGCAATGATCAATTTGATCAAGACAGAGTATTTAGTTACAAACTCGCTtcattcatctgctgctcttttgGTAATATGACTGACAGGTAAGAAACATTGCCCAGAAGCTGAACCCAAGGCCAActagtgtaaaaaaaacttaCTCCATCTTTAGCTATTTCTTGTTAAATTTAACCTGTTGCTGCAGATAACTGCTTGCTCTTCATACTTGTGATTACGACTGCTAAGAGTTATGTATGTTGTCTTAAGCACACTACAAGAAATTCCTGAAGTCAAACATCTtaccagtgactgcagtgatgCTGACTCCACTGCTTCTGACGttctcaaacacagaaaagagagtgaatgtgtATTTAGTTCCAGCAGTGAGAGATGAGACTGTGTGAGTTACTGGTCCACCTCCAACTGGTGCACTGATGTTTATCTCTGTTCCATTAAACTGGAGAATGAAGCTGACGTTGTTGTTGACTTTATTCCACTGCAGAGTGATACTGGTCTCATCTTGGCCTGCTGATCtgaagctgtcagtgtttggAGGAGCTTAGACAGAAAATCAGAGCAATGATCAATTTCACCAAGACAGAGAATCAATTTGCATACTCGCTCCATTTATCTTTTGCTCTTTTGTCAATAATATGGCTGATAGGTAACATCCATCGATCAGTAGCTGCCCAGAAGTTGGAATAATCTAAAAGAAAATGACTACATTGTTAACAACTTCTTGTTGAAGTTGAGCTGTTGCTGCTGATCAACTGCTTGTTTTTGATACTCGCTATTACGACAGCTAAGAGTTAAGGCTGCTTTCAAGTCCATGTAAATGGCTTGTTGTTGGTACATCATGACAAATTAGtgcatgaatgaaaaaagaCGCCTTCAAAATTATCTGTGatacatgcatttaaaaaaagtcattacattTCTAGTATGTTGTCTTATGGAAACTACCAATACAAAACAGCAGTGTGATACTTGGTAAAAAAGACAATCTTATAGTCAAAAATCTtaccagtgactgcagtgatgTTGACTCCACTGCTTCTGACgtgctcaaacacagagaagagagtgaatgtGTATTTAGTTCCAGCAGTGAGAGATGAGACTGTGTGAGTTACTGGTCCACCTCCAACTGGTGCACTAATGTTTATCTCTGTTCCATTAAACTGGAGAATGAAGCTGACGTTGTTGTTGACTTTATTCCACTGCAGAGTGATACTGGTCTCATCTTGTCCTGCTGATCtgaagctgtcagtgtttggaggagctgagacagaacacaaaaaagGGGAGCAGTGATCAATTTGATCAAGACAGAGTATTTAGTTACAAACTCGCTccattcatctgctgctctttttgCCAATATGACTGACAGGTAAGAAACATTGTCCAGTCGCTGAACCCAAAGCCagccagtgtaaaaaaaactcACTCCATCTTTAGCTCTGTTTGTTAAATTTAAGCTGTTGCTGCAGATAACTGCTTGCTGTATGTTGTCTTAAGCACACTACAAGAAATTACTGAAGTCAAATATCTTACCAGTGACTGCAATGACGGTGACTCCACTGCTTCTGACAttctcaaacacagagaagagagtgaatgtGTATTTAGTTCCAGCAGTGAGAGATGAGACTGTGTGAGTTACTGGTCCACCTCCAACTGGTGCACTGATGTTTATCTCTGTTCCATTAAACTGGAGAATGAAGCTGACGTTGTTGTTGACTTTATTCCACTGCAGAGTGATACTGGTCTCATCTTGTTCTGCCGATCTGAAGCTGTCTGTGTTGGAAGGAGCTgagatagaaaacaaaaaagaggagcagtgaTCAATTTGATCTAGCCAGAGTATTTAGCCACAATCTCGCTccattcatctgctgctctttttaCTGATATGGCTGACAGGCAAAAAACATTGTCCAGTAGCTGCCCCCAAAGCTGGTTAGTGTGAAAAAAACTTATTCCATCTTTAGCTATTTCTTGTTAGATTTAACCTGTTGCTGCAGATAACTGCTTGCTCTTCATACTTGTGATTACGACTGCTGAGAGTTATGTATGTTGTCTTAAGCACACTACAAGAAATTCCTGAAGTCAAATATCTTACTTGTGACTGCGGTGATGTTGACTCCACTGCTTCTGACgtgctcaaacacagagaagagagtgaatgtGTATTTAGTTCCAGCAGTGAGAGATGAGACTGTGTGAGTTACTGGTCCACCTCCAACTGGTGCACTAATGTTTATCTCTGTTCCATTAAACTGGAGAATGAAGCTGACGTTGTTGTTGACTTTATTCCACTGCAGAGTGATACTGGTCTCATTTTGTCCTGCTGATCTGAAGCTGTCTGTGTTGGAAGGAGCTgagatagaaaacaaaaaagaggagcagtgaTCAATTTGATCAAGACAGAGTATTTAGCCACAATCTCGCTCCATTCATCTTCTGCTCTATTTACTGATAtggttgacagaaaaaaaacattgtccaGTAGCTGCCCCCAAAGCCAGCCAGTGTAAAAAGAACTTACTCCATCTTTAGctctttttgttaaatttaACTGTGCTGCAGATAACTGCTGCAGATAACTGCTTGCTGTATGTTGTCTTAAGCACACTACAAGAAATTCCTGAAGTCAAACATCTtaccagtgactgcagtgatgTTGACTCCACTGCTTCTGATGtcctcaaacacagagaagagagtgaatgtGTATTTAGTTCCAGCAGTGAGAGATGAGACTGTGTGAGTTACTGGTCCACCTCCAACTGGTGCACTGATGTTTATCTCGGTTCCATTAAACTGGAGAATgaagctgatgttgttgttgactttatTCCACTGCAGAGTGATACTGGTCTCATTTTGTCCTGCTGATctgaagctgtctgtgtttgaaggagctgagatagaaaacaaaaaagaggagcagtgaTCAATTTGATCAAGACAGAGTATTCAGCCACAATCTCGCTccattcatctgctgctctATTTACTGATAtggttgacagaaaaaaaaacattgtccaGTAGCTGCCCCCAAAGCCAGCCAGTGTAAAAAGAACTTACTCCATCTTTAGctctttttgttaaatttaGGCTGTTGCTGCAGATAACTGCTTGCTGTATGTTGTCTTAAGCACACTACAAGAAATTACTGAAGTCAAATATCTtaccagtgactgcagtgatgTTGACTCCACTGCTTCTGACGttctcaaacacagagaagagagtgaatgtGTATTTAGTTCCAGCAGTGAGAGATGAGACTGTGTGAGTTACTGGTCCACCTCCAACTGGTGCACTGATGTTTATCTCCGTTCCATTAAACTGGAGAATgaagctgatgttgttgttgactttatTCCACTGCAGAGTGATACTGGTCTCATCTTGTCCTGCTGATctgaagctgtctgtgtttgaaggagctgagacagaacacaaaaaagagGAGCAATGATCAATTTGATCAAGACAGAGTATTTAGTTACAAACTCGCTccattcatctgctgctctttttgCTAATATGACTGACAGGTAAGAAACATTGCCCAGAAGCTGAACCCAAGGCCAACTAGTGTAAAAAAAACGTACTCCATCTTTAGCTATTTCTTGTTAAATTTAACCTGTTGCTGCAGATAACTGCTTGCTCTTCATACTTGTGATTACGACTGCTAAGAGTTATGTATGTTGTCTTAAGCACACTACAAGAAATTCCTGAAGTCAAACATCTtaccagtgactgcagtgatgTTGACTCCACTGCTTCTGACGttctcaaacacagaaaagagagtgaatgtgtATTTAGTTCCAGCAGTGAGAGATGAGACTGTGTGAGTTACTGGTCCACCTCCAACTGGTGCACTGATGTTTATCTCTGTTCCATTAAACTGGAGAATGAAGCTGACATTGTTGTTGACTTTATTCCACTGCAGAGTGATACTGGTCTCATCTTGGCCTGCTGATctgaagctgtctgtgtttggaggagctgagacagaacacaaaaaagaggagcagtgaTCAATTTGATGAAGACAGAGTATTTAGCCACAATCtcactcattcattcaaacatttatctGTTGCTCTTTTTACTGACAtggctgacagacaaaaaacattgtCCAGTAGCTGCTCCCAAGGCCAGCTAGTGTAAAAACAACTTACTCCATGTTTAACTATTTCTTGTTAAATCTAACCTGTTGCTGTAGATAACTGCTTGCTCTTCAAACCTGCGATTACGACTGTTGAGAGTTATGTATGTTGTCTTAAGGAAACTACAAGAAATTCCTGAAGTCAAATATCTtaccagtgactgcagtgatgTTGACTCCACTGCTTCTGACGtcctcaaacacagagaagagagtgaatgtGTATTTAGTTCCAGCAGTGAGAGATGAGACTGTGTGAGTTACTGGTCCACCTCCAACTGGTGCAGTGATGTTTATCTCGGATCCATTAAACTGGAGAATGAAGCTGACGTTGTTGTTGACTTTATTCCACTGCAGAGTGATACTGGTCTCATCTTGGCCTGCTGATGtgaagctgtctgtgtttgaaggagcttagacagaacacaaaaaaagaggagcagtgaTCAATTTGATCAAGACAGAGTATTTAGGCACAAACTCGCTccattcatctgctgctgttttcgCTAATATGACTGACAGCTAAGAAACATTGTCCAGTAGCTGCCCCAAAGCCGgctggtgtaaaaaaaaaaaaaacttactccATCTTTAGCTCTTTCTTGTTAAATTCAAGTTGTTGCTGCAGATAACTGCTTGCTCTTTATACTTGCAATTAAGCCTGCTGAGAGTTATGTATGTTGTCTTAAGGAAACTAAAAGAAATTCCTGAAGTCAAGCATCTtaccagtgactgcagtgatgTTGACTCCACTGCTTCTGACAttctcaaacacagagaagagagtgaatgtGTATTTAGTTCCAGCAGTGAGAGATGAGACTGTGTGAGTTACTGGTCCACCTCCAACTGGCGCACTGATGTTTATCTCTGTTCCATTAAGCTGGAGAATGAAGCTGACGTTGTTGTTGACTTTATTCCACTGCAGAGTGATACTGGTCTCATCTTGGCCTGCTGATGtgaagctgtctgtgtttggaggagctgagacagaaaaaGTGAAGAGACaaattttgaatgaaaagacagTTATCAGAATAATCTGGATTCCATTCAACAGATCTATATATCAACAATCCACCTCCATCATCTCTTGGTGTTTCTTGAGTATTACAGATATATGTAAATCTATTGTCCAGTCGCTGCCCCCGAggtgacattaaaataaataacatctttaaGTCACACAGTTTTCAATCCAATCTATTCTTTTTGAGAACTGCTTTTGTAATTTGAATTAATGGTCACCAAAAGTTATGGCTGCTCCTGAAGAGCATTGACTTGCTTGCTTTTGCCACATAACTTGAACCTCATCTGTGAATGATTAGGACCGCCATGAAAACATCTTTGTGATACAGATTTAAACATAACTTCATTTCCTAGAAAGTTGTCTTATGCACTAATCTAATATGAAATAACAGTGTTATCCTTGGTTCACAAGACACTTCTGAACCAAACATCTtaccagtgactgcagtgatgTTGACTCCACTGCTTTTGACGttctcaaacacagagaagagagtgaatgtGTATTTAGTTCCAGCAGTGAGAGATGAGACTGTGTGAGTTACTGGTCCACCTCCAACTGGCGCACTGATGTTTATCTCTGTTCCATTAAACTGGAGAATGAAGCTGACGTTGTTGTTGACTTTATTCCACTGCAGAGTGATACTGGTCTCATCTTGTCCTGCTGATctgaagctgtctgtgtttgaaggagctgagacagaacacaaaaaagaggagcagtgaTCAATTTGATGAAGACAGAGTATTTAGCCACAATCtcactcattcattcaaacattcaTCTGTTGCTCTTTTTACTGACAtggctgacagacaaaaaacattgtCCAGTAGCTGCTCCCAAGGCCAGCTAGTGTAAAAACAACTTACTCCATGTTTAACTATTTCTTGTTAAATCTAACCTGTTGCTGTAGATAACTGCTTGCTCTTCAAACCTGCGATTACGACTGCTGAGAGTTATGTATGTTGTCTTAAGGAAACTACAAGAAATTCCTGAAGTCAAGTATCTtaccagtgactgcagtgatgTTGACTCCACTGCTTCTGACAttctcaaacacagagaagagagtgaatgtGTATTTAGTTCCAGCAGTGAGAGATGAGACTGTGTGAGTTACTGGTCCACCTCCAACTGGTGCAGTGATGTTTATCTCTGTTCCATTAAACTGGAGAATGAAGCTGACGTTGTTGTTGACTTTATTCCACTGCAGAGTGATACTGGTCTCATCTTGGCCTGCTGATGtgaagctgtctgtgtttggaggAACTGAGACAAAGAGCAGAACACATAAGACAGAAATCACATAAAATTGGTAGAGCTCTTATTTGAAGCAGTTTGATGCAATGCACATAACGTCCTCTGGTACATCATGTTGACATGCTATGAATGACACAGTGACTGTTCCTAATTCATCCACCTTCACTGGAAATTCAGTTCATCAAATTATCACCATACtcatataaattaaatgtagaaaatactgttttagaTCAATCAGTATTATATTGTACAGCATCAGTCATTTAAGGCTTCTTTGTGGTATGCAACATAgaattttcttctttcttcttatcTTTTATGTTATTGGGTCAATGCCTACAACATCACAAACCTCAATTCAACTTTCGAATCTCACTTTAACCCTAACCTATTTTTCCATGTGAATTTGTTCTTAAATGTATACATATCAGCAAATATATGTCCAGATACCTATTTGCCCATATTTTTCAGAAAATACAGCACTTTtgaaaatcataaaatatatgtacacataacacataacacCAACGGTCTGAATCTAATAATGAACCTCTCCCTATATAGTATATGAGCAGAAATAAGACGCATTACTTGTTTTGAAACAGATGAATGAGAAATTAAGGGCACAGTTTTCATCTGACCACCGTCCCGAGTCATTGAACGATGTGGTGACACACTCCTCTCCACTTAAGTCTGGCTGCCCGATGGCCCAGTGTCGAAACAGAGAGGTGCTTCCATCAGACCACAGTTTTTCCCGGTACAGTCCTATCCACACAAAGCTGCCATCTGCCAGGTTTGTAATGATGctattttctgtctgatttcGTATGCTGAGGGGGAAACAGTAGAGTATACATTTCAAGGATAAGTatcaaagacatgaaaacaaaaagtagaaTGCACAATGCAAAACAATGGTAGTGATTGCTAGAAAGGAACGATATCAAAtggtaatgataataaatgaatagacagagaaatggagggaTTTACAAGTCggaaatgacaaaatacaatTGTACAGAAAATTAGAAAAAGTAAAAGCCTTAAAAATGTCTCACTGCATTTTTGGATCACCTCAATAGTTTTGACCATACAtcaacagacagaaatgatggTTCAGTAGTTTACCTGGCTAGATCAACATAATTCTCCCTGCAGAATCTCTGCGCTTCGGTCCAATTCAGATGTGTGTCGACCTTTACAAAGGATACTGTACCATTTGCTGTACCTGTAAATGTAGTTACAAACAACATCAGCGTATGCAGTGGTATCAGTAAAAGAAAGTATGATCAGGATTCAGTGGGATAAAGTATTGCTCATGTTACCATGAAGTGTCAGTGTCAAGATGCATCTGGAATGCTGTACATTTAGGCAATTCTTAAATCATATGCTTTAAGAGAACTAACCGTTGTAGCACACAAAGGGTTTTACATCGCTGCACTGAGTGTCACCCCATGTGCCAAAGTATGGACTCCCGGTAAAAAGCTCCACACAGTGCTGTTGTCCTCCGAGATTGTTGGGCTGCCCAGTGTCCCAGTTTCTATACTCTGTCTCTCCGGCACCATAGAAGCTGCTGTCATTCAGGgaccatctccagctgtttATCAACTCATCATAAAGACCTATCCAAGCCTCTCCTGTTCAGAAAGAACAGCAGGAATTTAAAGTGCCCGAATAACCCaaaaatcttttaaaactgtaaatcactgttttttacATTCCGTATTATAACATTTTAGAAACACCTGGTTGTTGTTGGGCTGTTGTGTGTGTACTTggttatatatgtatatatgtacaatATGTATTTGTTAGGTAAATGATTCCAATATTGAAAACTTGCCTGTGTAGGACGATGTAGTGCTGATGACGGCAttgacatcagctgtgttttctaTGGTGGCCAGGTCAGTGTAGGTCTGTCTGCAGAAGCTCTGAGCATCAGTCCAATTCAATGGTGTGCTCACAAAGTAGAACTGACGGGTTTGGGCAGAGGCAACATTGACCAGTGCTcctaaaacaaacagctttgaATTACCATGTTATAAGAATGTTGACTTTTTAGTTCTTTTACAGTGAATTTGAAGAGGCACTGTGCATCATGTGGGTTCAACGTTACTGTAGGGTTTTGTGAAGGTTCTTCCTCATTGATGACACTTTTGACCTCTCACATTCAAGCAgtttgacaggaaatgaaaacgTCCCTTTGTCAGTTGCATATTAGTTATGTAATCTATGCCTGCCtcaatttttttcttatattcCTAACATATTTATTCATAGTTTAATACaatacattgtaaaaaaaaaaaaaaaacatctttcccCTCCCCACCATTTCTGTCATGCCATTGACGCCACTGTGTGGAGTTGTGTTGTTTCATGACCAATGCGTAAGCAATTTTTCCACCACAGCTTGAGCCAGATCAAGTTTCAGTCTGTCACAGTAAATCGGAGTTCACTGTTTGCCTCTAATGATAAAACAAGAACCAGTTTGATGGCAAGTGTAGCTGAGCAGAAAGCATGAACTTTTACTTCAAAAgactgtggagggaaaaaaaacaaaagtctgaataaatgaaaaggaaTATCTGTTTGACTGGGGGTATGAATACATTCACAGTGTAAAACATACAGACAGTAAACAACTTCCTCCATCTATTGTATTGTCTATcatttgagggtttttttaattttaattttaattttttttaccacaGTGCCatgatgtatttatgtaaattatgcaattatattaaatatacacattttcacCACTTGGAATTCCTGCCCTGAATAAACCGGACCAGAAATAcatatgtttcattttatgcTTTTTCCTTCCCATAAGTTGTGGTCTTAGctatgaacagaaaaaaaggtagaGTAATCAAACATGAGGCACCAACCTGTGAGGACAAAGATGATCAGCGCATAATCCATAAGTTACAGCTGTgaaaaaaggcatttaaaaaaaaaaaatatatcagaatcagaatcagggTTTTCACCAAGAACAGTGGGTATTCGCATACAGTGAAGCTGAAAAACATGAGAGAGATAAAAAGCAAGCACTGTAGGTCAAGGAGtataaaaagcaaataaaaaaagaacaaatgaaaaat of Acanthopagrus latus isolate v.2019 chromosome 10, fAcaLat1.1, whole genome shotgun sequence contains these proteins:
- the LOC119027860 gene encoding tenascin-like isoform X14, whose translation is MDYALIIFVLTGALVNVASAQTRQFYFVSTPLNWTDAQSFCRQTYTDLATIENTADVNAVISTTSSYTGEAWIGLYDELINSWRWSLNDSSFYGAGETEYRNWDTGQPNNLGGQQHCVELFTGSPYFGTWGDTQCSDVKPFVCYNGTANGTVSFVKVDTHLNWTEAQRFCRENYVDLASIRNQTENSIITNLADGSFVWIGLYREKLWSDGSTSLFRHWAIGQPDLSGEECVTTSFNDSGRWSDENCALNFSFICFKTIPPNTDSFTSAGQDETSITLQWNKVNNNVSFILQFNGTEINITAPVGGGPVTHTVSSLTAGTKYTFTLFSVFENVRSSGVNITAVTAPSNTDSFRSAGQDETSITLQWNKVNNNVSFILQFNGTEINISAPVGGGPVTHTVSSLTAGTKYTFTLFSVFENVKSSGVNITAVTAPPNTDSFTSAGQDETSITLQWNKVNNNVSFILQLNGTEINISAPVGGGPVTHTVSSLTAGTKYTFTLFSVFENVRSSGVNITAVTAPSNTDSFRSAGQDETSITLQWNKVNNNISFILQFNGTEINISAPVGGGPVTHTVSSLTAGTKYTFTLFSVFENVRSSGVNITAVTAPSNTDSFRSAGQNETSITLQWNKVNNNISFILQFNGTEINISAPVGGGPVTHTVSSLTAGTKYTFTLFSVFEDIRSSGVNITAVTAPSNTDSFRSAGQNETSITLQWNKVNNNVSFILQFNGTEINISAPVGGGPVTHTVSSLTAGTKYTFTLFSVFEHVRSSGVNITAVTTPSNTDSFRSAEQDETSITLQWNKVNNNVSFILQFNGTEINISAPVGGGPVTHTVSSLTAGTKYTFTLFSVFENVRSSGVTVIAVTAPPNTDSFRSAGQDETSITLQWNKVNNNVSFILQFNGTEINISAPVGGGPVTHTVSSLTAGTKYTFTLFSVFEHVRSSGVNITAVTAPPNTDSFRSAGQDETSITLQWNKVNNNVSFILQFNGTEINISAPVGGGPVTHTVSSLTAGTKYTFTLFSVFENVRSSGVSITAVTAPSNTDSFRSAGQNETSITLQWNKVNNNVSFILQFNGTEINISAPVGGGPVTHTVSSLTAGTKYTFTLFSVFEIVRSSGVNITAVTAPSNTDSFRSAGQDETSITLQWNKVNNNVSFILQFNETEINISAPVGGGPVTHTVSSLTAGTKYTFTLFSVFEDIRSSGVNITAVTAPPNTDSFRSAGQNETSITLQWNKVNNNVSFILQFNGTEINITAPVGSGPVTHTVSSLTAGTKYTFTLFSVFEDVRSSGVNITAVTAPSNTDSFRSAGQDETSITLQWNKVNNNVSFILQFNGTEINIRAPVGGGPVTHTVSSLTAGTKYTFTLFSVFEDVRSSGVNITAVTAPSNTDSFRSAGQNETSITLQWNKVNNNVSFILQFNGTEINITAPVGGGPVTHTVSSLTAGTKYTFTLFSVFENVRSSGVNITAVTAPPNTDSFTPAGQDETSITLQWNKVNNNVSFILQFNGTEINITAPVGGGPVTHTVSSLTAGTKYTFTLFSVFEDVRSSGVTVIAVTAPSNTDSFRSAGQDETSITLQWNKVNNNVSFILQFNGTEINISAPVGGGPVTHTVSSLTAGTKYTFTLFSVFENVRSSGVNITAVTAPPNTDSFTSAGQDETSITLQWNKVNNNVSFILQFNGTEINISAPVGGGPVTHTVSSLTAGTKYTFTLFSVFEKIRSSGVTVIAVTAPSNTDSFRSAGQNETSITLQWNKVNNNVSFILQFNGTEINISAPVGGGPVTHTVSSLTAGTEYTFTLFSVFENVRSSGVSITAVTTPHNVVGLKIKLKSSTQLSDSDIQTLLEEVFRQNGLSPQLFSLMVKSVES